The Triplophysa rosa linkage group LG25, Trosa_1v2, whole genome shotgun sequence genome window below encodes:
- the hps3 gene encoding Hermansky-Pudlak syndrome 3 protein isoform X1 has protein sequence MVHVYNCHPFASQHIVSTEQEPGLVCCGGGALFVVCGCRIEAYDVRQDGCPLICRFSSVSSVRSIRHSGAGDYLVTIEEKNGAMYLRAYTNWRYQAVEKTRVGVRLLGHLLRGASFRGAPKEQMEIIEIPLFEPPLCMACCPLTGDLLVGCAKSLVVFSLKHQKLSEQLSLLDFERVLILHVQGLSPSQVAFCAGFVALQTELEVLVVKLTQQQKNTPDTGHHHVLLPDDIITDAASDEDAEMKKDGFSPLHEQEDFFMFPKHQEMLGSEAQDCGTSFLLEWTGIEVERSEDMSICYVLYRRFAPDFFQGCSVEETHLHSLQLHPMFTVTQEESIISKGEEPTCMFVFFSLPNTGYMYSLKDSVELVSTYQYPEKTHQAVLSNQFLYVITRNALQCFTVRCSAVAARVNDPYIDTTMKACPPITMEVCALRIQLFIGLKAVCHDGNHIVLLTAADVDNREDVERPARKNTESREHKTLTGILVAVGLEPSSTAALENLLSRSLLSRKTSVCKSTEPTDSGHGWNLYVITCVSTLQLYQEIVEYSKRYEQSSPLSQSCVHLLSEAHLLLRSALLTQQDYEPHLQQAFQESCAHLADCFSRLDKKDCHLALPYYNISGLSVTDVVQRNMAMCNFSSGYGRGFLFYLKHSLYEGTVEELNEGMANKVLEIFSVAEPTELPHVVSNPSMLRANPDCAMTHLRQLDISGTSSITLSLSIASLALRKGDLHTYRQQMDRHAEMLQVYGFLEEPKLLLHGRGKAVVPTVLAQHLRDTQEGLLVAAVVALHENRQIRLEEADFFFQELCKDEIQRAPQLLLDFWEALLVASANESIIQELLFHLVSVYIDRLTCRDLSGVKALKTADDLINSCCHYGMLYPWVSILTPVQFGIAHDQQDLHKLQSLLCGPTLEVSSILPLLEKLSDRDNTGLSVHVLCATKLGQHEGSINKLLERCPQAIISYAKHELQNEKLCLWWQKLFPELCERIRRTGNDTTILSALRDVLAVVAIELNPLEFLDLLPDDGTAQFFLPHLLECSQRNLLIALYQNITCLDVWE, from the exons ATGGTGCACGTCTATAACTGCCACCCGTTCGCGTCTCAGCACATCGTGTCGACGGAGCAGGAGCCCGGGCTGGTGTGCTGCGGCGGCGGGGCGCTGTTCGTGGTGTGTGGCTGCAGGATCGAGGCGTATGATGTGCGGCAGGACGGGTGTCCGCTCATCTGCCGCTTTAGCAGCGTGAGCTCCGTGCGCAGCATCCGCCACAGCGGCGCGG GGGACTATTTGGTGACTATTGAAGAGAAGAATGGGGCGATGTACCTGCGGGCCTACACTAACTGGAGGTACCAGGCTGTTGAGAAGACTCGTGTTGGTGTGCGTCTGCTGGGACATCTCCTGCGTGGCGCATCTTTCCGTGGAGCGCCCAAAGAGCAAATGGAGATTATAGAGATTCCTCTGTTTGAGCCACCGCTGTGTATGGCGTGCTGCCCCCTCACAG GTGATCTTCTGGTGGGTTGTGCCAAGAGTTTGGTGGTCTTCAGTCTAAAGCATCAGAAGCTGAGCGAGCAGCTCTCTCTTTTGGACTTTGAAAGGGTTCTGATTCTTCACGTCCAGGGCCTGAGCCCATCACAGGTGGCATTCTGTGCTGGATTTGTGGCTCTTCAGACCGAGTTGGAGGTACTGGTGGTAAAGCTCACCCAACAACAGAAGAACACACCAGACACAGGCCATCATCACGTGCTGTTACcagatgacatcatcactgacGCTGCTTCAGATGAGGATGCAG AGATGAAAAAAGATGGGTTCAGTCCCCTTCATGAGCAGGAGGACTTCTTCATGTTTCCGAAGCATCAGGAGATGTTGGGCAGTGAAGCTCAGGACTGTGGCACATCTTTTCTTCTGGAGTGGACGGGTATAGAGGTGGAGAGGTCGGAGGACATGAGCATATGCTATGTCTTATACAG GAGGTTTGCACCTGATTTCTTTCAAGGTTGCAGCGTAGAGGAGACGCACTTGCATTCCCTACAGCTCCACCCCATGTTTACTG TTACACAGGAGGAATCCATAATTTCTAAAGGAGAAGAACCCAcctgtatgtttgttttcttcTCTTTGCCAAACACCGGCTACATGTACAGTTTAAAGGACTCGGTAGAGCTTGTATCAACCTACCAGTATCCTGAAAAAACCCATCAGGCTGTGCTTAGCAACCAGTTCCTCTATGTCATCACCAG GAATGCTCTGCAGTGTTTCACCGTCAGGTGTAGTGCGGTAGCGGCACGGGTGAATGATCCCTACATTGACACCACTATGAAG GCATGCCCGCCCATCACAATGGAGGTGTGCGCCCTGCGGATCCAGCTCTTCATCGGCCTGAAGGCTGTCTGTCACGACGGGAATCACATTGTTCTCCTGACAGCTGCCGATGTGGACAACAGAGAAGATGTAGAGAGGCCGGCCCGCAAAAACAC TGAATCGAGAGAACACAAAACCCTGACAGGCATTTTAGTAGCTGTAGGTCTAGAGCCGTCTTCGACAGCAGCTCTGGAAAACCTTCTGTCCAGATCTTTACT ATCCAGAAAGACCTCCGTCTGCAAATCCACTGAACCGACAGACAGCGGTCATGGCTGGAATCTCTATGTCATCACGTGTGTGTCCACACTGCAGCTCTACCAAGAAATA GTGGAATACAGTAAGCGATATGAGCAGTCAAGTCCTCTCTCTCAGAGCTGTGTTCATCTGCTGAGTGAAGCTCATCTTCTCCTGCGTTCAGCACTGCTCACACAGCAGGACTATGAGCCTCACCTGCAGCAGGCCTTTCAGGAGAGCTGCGCTCACTTAGCAGACTGTTTTAGCAg GTTGGATAAGAAGGATTGTCATTTGGCTCTGCCGTACTATAACATTTCCGGTCTATCTGTGACTGATGTTGTTCAGAGGAACATGGCCATGTGCAACTTCTCGTCTGGATACGGCAGAGGATTTCTCTTCTATCTCAAACATTCACTCTATGAAGGAACCGTGGAGGAGCTCAATGAG GGCATGGCCAATAAAGTGCTGGAAATCTTTAGCGTGGCTGAACCCACTGAGCTCCCTCATGTGGTGAGCAACCCATCCATGCTGAGAGCCAATCCTGACTGTGCCATGACCCACCTGAGACAGCTGGACATCTCTGGAACCTCGTCCATCACCCTGTCTCTCTCTATAGCCTCCCTGGCACTCCGCAAGGGCGATCTACACACATACAGGCAGCAGATGGACCGTCATGCCGAG ATGCTGCAGGTGTATGGCTTCCtagaggaacccaaactcctgCTGCATGGCAGAGGAAAGGCCGTGGTGCCCACTGTACTGGCACAACACCTGCGAGACACACAGGAGGGGCTGCTGGTGGCCGCGGTCGTGGCACTGCACGAGAACAGACAAATCAGACTGGAGGAGGCTGACTTTTTCTTTCAG GAGCTGTGTAAAGATGAGATTCAGAGGGCTCCTCAGTTACTGCTGGATTTCTGGGAAGCTTTGTTGGTAGCATCTGCTAATGAGTCCATCATACAGGAGCTGCTGTTTCATCTGGTGTCTGTCTACATCGACCGGCTCACGTGTCGAGATCTCTCAGGTGTTAAAGCCCTCAAAACAGCTGACGACCTG ATAAACTCTTGCTGTCATTACGGAATGTTGTATCCGTGGGTGAGCATCCTGACTCCCGTCCAGTTTGGCATCGCTCATGACCAGCAGGACCTACACAAACTCCAG TCTTTACTGTGTGGTCCGACGCTGGAGGTATCGTCCATTCTGCCTCTGCTGGAGAAGCTGTCTGACCGTGATAACACCGGACTAAGTGTACATGTGCTATGTGCCACTAAACTGGGCCAACACGAGGGCTCTATCAACAAGCTTCTAGAACGCTGTCCACAAGCCATCATCTCCTACGCCAAACATGAGCTACAGAACGAGAAACTG TGTCTTTGGTGGCAGAAGCTTTTCCCTGAGCTCTGTGAGAGAATCAGAAGAACAGGAAATGACACCACAATCCTCTCTGCACTCCGAG ACGTTTTGGCTGTGGTGGCCATAGAACTGAACCCATTAGAGTTCCTGGACTTGTTACCGGATGATGGAACGGCTCAGTTTTTCCTGCCACATCTGCTTGAGTGCAGCCAGAGAAATCTTCTTAT TGCTCTATATCAGAACATCACTTGCCTGGACGTGTGGGAGTGA
- the hps3 gene encoding Hermansky-Pudlak syndrome 3 protein isoform X2, whose translation MVHVYNCHPFASQHIVSTEQEPGLVCCGGGALFVVCGCRIEAYDVRQDGCPLICRFSSVSSVRSIRHSGAGDYLVTIEEKNGAMYLRAYTNWRYQAVEKTRVGVRLLGHLLRGASFRGAPKEQMEIIEIPLFEPPLCMACCPLTGDLLVGCAKSLVVFSLKHQKLSEQLSLLDFERVLILHVQGLSPSQVAFCAGFVALQTELEVLVVKLTQQQKNTPDTGHHHVLLPDDIITDAASDEDAEMKKDGFSPLHEQEDFFMFPKHQEMLGSEAQDCGTSFLLEWTGIEVERSEDMSICYVLYRRFAPDFFQGCSVEETHLHSLQLHPMFTVTQEESIISKGEEPTCMFVFFSLPNTGYMYSLKDSVELVSTYQYPEKTHQAVLSNQFLYVITRNALQCFTVRCSAVAARVNDPYIDTTMKACPPITMEVCALRIQLFIGLKAVCHDGNHIVLLTAADVDNREDVERPARKNTESREHKTLTGILVAVGLEPSSTAALENLLSRSLLSRKTSVCKSTEPTDSGHGWNLYVITCVSTLQLYQEIVEYSKRYEQSSPLSQSCVHLLSEAHLLLRSALLTQQDYEPHLQQAFQESCAHLADCFSRLDKKDCHLALPYYNISGLSVTDVVQRNMAMCNFSSGYGRGFLFYLKHSLYEGTVEELNEGMANKVLEIFSVAEPTELPHVVSNPSMLRANPDCAMTHLRQLDISGTSSITLSLSIASLALRKGDLHTYRQQMDRHAEMLQVYGFLEEPKLLLHGRGKAVVPTVLAQHLRDTQEGLLVAAVVALHENRQIRLEEADFFFQELCKDEIQRAPQLLLDFWEALLVASANESIIQELLFHLVSVYIDRLTCRDLSGVKALKTADDLINSCCHYGMLYPWVSILTPVQFGIAHDQQDLHKLQSLLCGPTLEVSSILPLLEKLSDRDNTGLSVHVLCATKLGQHEGSINKLLERCPQAIISYAKHELQNEKLCLWWQKLFPELCERIRRTGNDTTILSALRDVLAVVAIELNPLEFLDLLPDDGTAQFFLPHLLECSQRNLLM comes from the exons ATGGTGCACGTCTATAACTGCCACCCGTTCGCGTCTCAGCACATCGTGTCGACGGAGCAGGAGCCCGGGCTGGTGTGCTGCGGCGGCGGGGCGCTGTTCGTGGTGTGTGGCTGCAGGATCGAGGCGTATGATGTGCGGCAGGACGGGTGTCCGCTCATCTGCCGCTTTAGCAGCGTGAGCTCCGTGCGCAGCATCCGCCACAGCGGCGCGG GGGACTATTTGGTGACTATTGAAGAGAAGAATGGGGCGATGTACCTGCGGGCCTACACTAACTGGAGGTACCAGGCTGTTGAGAAGACTCGTGTTGGTGTGCGTCTGCTGGGACATCTCCTGCGTGGCGCATCTTTCCGTGGAGCGCCCAAAGAGCAAATGGAGATTATAGAGATTCCTCTGTTTGAGCCACCGCTGTGTATGGCGTGCTGCCCCCTCACAG GTGATCTTCTGGTGGGTTGTGCCAAGAGTTTGGTGGTCTTCAGTCTAAAGCATCAGAAGCTGAGCGAGCAGCTCTCTCTTTTGGACTTTGAAAGGGTTCTGATTCTTCACGTCCAGGGCCTGAGCCCATCACAGGTGGCATTCTGTGCTGGATTTGTGGCTCTTCAGACCGAGTTGGAGGTACTGGTGGTAAAGCTCACCCAACAACAGAAGAACACACCAGACACAGGCCATCATCACGTGCTGTTACcagatgacatcatcactgacGCTGCTTCAGATGAGGATGCAG AGATGAAAAAAGATGGGTTCAGTCCCCTTCATGAGCAGGAGGACTTCTTCATGTTTCCGAAGCATCAGGAGATGTTGGGCAGTGAAGCTCAGGACTGTGGCACATCTTTTCTTCTGGAGTGGACGGGTATAGAGGTGGAGAGGTCGGAGGACATGAGCATATGCTATGTCTTATACAG GAGGTTTGCACCTGATTTCTTTCAAGGTTGCAGCGTAGAGGAGACGCACTTGCATTCCCTACAGCTCCACCCCATGTTTACTG TTACACAGGAGGAATCCATAATTTCTAAAGGAGAAGAACCCAcctgtatgtttgttttcttcTCTTTGCCAAACACCGGCTACATGTACAGTTTAAAGGACTCGGTAGAGCTTGTATCAACCTACCAGTATCCTGAAAAAACCCATCAGGCTGTGCTTAGCAACCAGTTCCTCTATGTCATCACCAG GAATGCTCTGCAGTGTTTCACCGTCAGGTGTAGTGCGGTAGCGGCACGGGTGAATGATCCCTACATTGACACCACTATGAAG GCATGCCCGCCCATCACAATGGAGGTGTGCGCCCTGCGGATCCAGCTCTTCATCGGCCTGAAGGCTGTCTGTCACGACGGGAATCACATTGTTCTCCTGACAGCTGCCGATGTGGACAACAGAGAAGATGTAGAGAGGCCGGCCCGCAAAAACAC TGAATCGAGAGAACACAAAACCCTGACAGGCATTTTAGTAGCTGTAGGTCTAGAGCCGTCTTCGACAGCAGCTCTGGAAAACCTTCTGTCCAGATCTTTACT ATCCAGAAAGACCTCCGTCTGCAAATCCACTGAACCGACAGACAGCGGTCATGGCTGGAATCTCTATGTCATCACGTGTGTGTCCACACTGCAGCTCTACCAAGAAATA GTGGAATACAGTAAGCGATATGAGCAGTCAAGTCCTCTCTCTCAGAGCTGTGTTCATCTGCTGAGTGAAGCTCATCTTCTCCTGCGTTCAGCACTGCTCACACAGCAGGACTATGAGCCTCACCTGCAGCAGGCCTTTCAGGAGAGCTGCGCTCACTTAGCAGACTGTTTTAGCAg GTTGGATAAGAAGGATTGTCATTTGGCTCTGCCGTACTATAACATTTCCGGTCTATCTGTGACTGATGTTGTTCAGAGGAACATGGCCATGTGCAACTTCTCGTCTGGATACGGCAGAGGATTTCTCTTCTATCTCAAACATTCACTCTATGAAGGAACCGTGGAGGAGCTCAATGAG GGCATGGCCAATAAAGTGCTGGAAATCTTTAGCGTGGCTGAACCCACTGAGCTCCCTCATGTGGTGAGCAACCCATCCATGCTGAGAGCCAATCCTGACTGTGCCATGACCCACCTGAGACAGCTGGACATCTCTGGAACCTCGTCCATCACCCTGTCTCTCTCTATAGCCTCCCTGGCACTCCGCAAGGGCGATCTACACACATACAGGCAGCAGATGGACCGTCATGCCGAG ATGCTGCAGGTGTATGGCTTCCtagaggaacccaaactcctgCTGCATGGCAGAGGAAAGGCCGTGGTGCCCACTGTACTGGCACAACACCTGCGAGACACACAGGAGGGGCTGCTGGTGGCCGCGGTCGTGGCACTGCACGAGAACAGACAAATCAGACTGGAGGAGGCTGACTTTTTCTTTCAG GAGCTGTGTAAAGATGAGATTCAGAGGGCTCCTCAGTTACTGCTGGATTTCTGGGAAGCTTTGTTGGTAGCATCTGCTAATGAGTCCATCATACAGGAGCTGCTGTTTCATCTGGTGTCTGTCTACATCGACCGGCTCACGTGTCGAGATCTCTCAGGTGTTAAAGCCCTCAAAACAGCTGACGACCTG ATAAACTCTTGCTGTCATTACGGAATGTTGTATCCGTGGGTGAGCATCCTGACTCCCGTCCAGTTTGGCATCGCTCATGACCAGCAGGACCTACACAAACTCCAG TCTTTACTGTGTGGTCCGACGCTGGAGGTATCGTCCATTCTGCCTCTGCTGGAGAAGCTGTCTGACCGTGATAACACCGGACTAAGTGTACATGTGCTATGTGCCACTAAACTGGGCCAACACGAGGGCTCTATCAACAAGCTTCTAGAACGCTGTCCACAAGCCATCATCTCCTACGCCAAACATGAGCTACAGAACGAGAAACTG TGTCTTTGGTGGCAGAAGCTTTTCCCTGAGCTCTGTGAGAGAATCAGAAGAACAGGAAATGACACCACAATCCTCTCTGCACTCCGAG ACGTTTTGGCTGTGGTGGCCATAGAACTGAACCCATTAGAGTTCCTGGACTTGTTACCGGATGATGGAACGGCTCAGTTTTTCCTGCCACATCTGCTTGAGTGCAGCCAGAGAAATCTTCTTATGTGA
- the hps3 gene encoding Hermansky-Pudlak syndrome 3 protein isoform X3, with the protein MVHVYNCHPFASQHIVSTEQEPGLVCCGGGALFVVCGCRIEAYDVRQDGCPLICRFSSVSSVRSIRHSGAGDYLVTIEEKNGAMYLRAYTNWRYQAVEKTRVGVRLLGHLLRGASFRGAPKEQMEIIEIPLFEPPLCMACCPLTGDLLVGCAKSLVVFSLKHQKLSEQLSLLDFERVLILHVQGLSPSQVAFCAGFVALQTELEVLVVKLTQQQKNTPDTGHHHVLLPDDIITDAASDEDAEMKKDGFSPLHEQEDFFMFPKHQEMLGSEAQDCGTSFLLEWTGIEVERSEDMSICYVLYRRFAPDFFQGCSVEETHLHSLQLHPMFTVTQEESIISKGEEPTCMFVFFSLPNTGYMYSLKDSVELVSTYQYPEKTHQAVLSNQFLYVITRNALQCFTVRCSAVAARVNDPYIDTTMKACPPITMEVCALRIQLFIGLKAVCHDGNHIVLLTAADVDNREDVERPARKNTSRKTSVCKSTEPTDSGHGWNLYVITCVSTLQLYQEIVEYSKRYEQSSPLSQSCVHLLSEAHLLLRSALLTQQDYEPHLQQAFQESCAHLADCFSRLDKKDCHLALPYYNISGLSVTDVVQRNMAMCNFSSGYGRGFLFYLKHSLYEGTVEELNEGMANKVLEIFSVAEPTELPHVVSNPSMLRANPDCAMTHLRQLDISGTSSITLSLSIASLALRKGDLHTYRQQMDRHAEMLQVYGFLEEPKLLLHGRGKAVVPTVLAQHLRDTQEGLLVAAVVALHENRQIRLEEADFFFQELCKDEIQRAPQLLLDFWEALLVASANESIIQELLFHLVSVYIDRLTCRDLSGVKALKTADDLINSCCHYGMLYPWVSILTPVQFGIAHDQQDLHKLQSLLCGPTLEVSSILPLLEKLSDRDNTGLSVHVLCATKLGQHEGSINKLLERCPQAIISYAKHELQNEKLCLWWQKLFPELCERIRRTGNDTTILSALRDVLAVVAIELNPLEFLDLLPDDGTAQFFLPHLLECSQRNLLIALYQNITCLDVWE; encoded by the exons ATGGTGCACGTCTATAACTGCCACCCGTTCGCGTCTCAGCACATCGTGTCGACGGAGCAGGAGCCCGGGCTGGTGTGCTGCGGCGGCGGGGCGCTGTTCGTGGTGTGTGGCTGCAGGATCGAGGCGTATGATGTGCGGCAGGACGGGTGTCCGCTCATCTGCCGCTTTAGCAGCGTGAGCTCCGTGCGCAGCATCCGCCACAGCGGCGCGG GGGACTATTTGGTGACTATTGAAGAGAAGAATGGGGCGATGTACCTGCGGGCCTACACTAACTGGAGGTACCAGGCTGTTGAGAAGACTCGTGTTGGTGTGCGTCTGCTGGGACATCTCCTGCGTGGCGCATCTTTCCGTGGAGCGCCCAAAGAGCAAATGGAGATTATAGAGATTCCTCTGTTTGAGCCACCGCTGTGTATGGCGTGCTGCCCCCTCACAG GTGATCTTCTGGTGGGTTGTGCCAAGAGTTTGGTGGTCTTCAGTCTAAAGCATCAGAAGCTGAGCGAGCAGCTCTCTCTTTTGGACTTTGAAAGGGTTCTGATTCTTCACGTCCAGGGCCTGAGCCCATCACAGGTGGCATTCTGTGCTGGATTTGTGGCTCTTCAGACCGAGTTGGAGGTACTGGTGGTAAAGCTCACCCAACAACAGAAGAACACACCAGACACAGGCCATCATCACGTGCTGTTACcagatgacatcatcactgacGCTGCTTCAGATGAGGATGCAG AGATGAAAAAAGATGGGTTCAGTCCCCTTCATGAGCAGGAGGACTTCTTCATGTTTCCGAAGCATCAGGAGATGTTGGGCAGTGAAGCTCAGGACTGTGGCACATCTTTTCTTCTGGAGTGGACGGGTATAGAGGTGGAGAGGTCGGAGGACATGAGCATATGCTATGTCTTATACAG GAGGTTTGCACCTGATTTCTTTCAAGGTTGCAGCGTAGAGGAGACGCACTTGCATTCCCTACAGCTCCACCCCATGTTTACTG TTACACAGGAGGAATCCATAATTTCTAAAGGAGAAGAACCCAcctgtatgtttgttttcttcTCTTTGCCAAACACCGGCTACATGTACAGTTTAAAGGACTCGGTAGAGCTTGTATCAACCTACCAGTATCCTGAAAAAACCCATCAGGCTGTGCTTAGCAACCAGTTCCTCTATGTCATCACCAG GAATGCTCTGCAGTGTTTCACCGTCAGGTGTAGTGCGGTAGCGGCACGGGTGAATGATCCCTACATTGACACCACTATGAAG GCATGCCCGCCCATCACAATGGAGGTGTGCGCCCTGCGGATCCAGCTCTTCATCGGCCTGAAGGCTGTCTGTCACGACGGGAATCACATTGTTCTCCTGACAGCTGCCGATGTGGACAACAGAGAAGATGTAGAGAGGCCGGCCCGCAAAAACAC ATCCAGAAAGACCTCCGTCTGCAAATCCACTGAACCGACAGACAGCGGTCATGGCTGGAATCTCTATGTCATCACGTGTGTGTCCACACTGCAGCTCTACCAAGAAATA GTGGAATACAGTAAGCGATATGAGCAGTCAAGTCCTCTCTCTCAGAGCTGTGTTCATCTGCTGAGTGAAGCTCATCTTCTCCTGCGTTCAGCACTGCTCACACAGCAGGACTATGAGCCTCACCTGCAGCAGGCCTTTCAGGAGAGCTGCGCTCACTTAGCAGACTGTTTTAGCAg GTTGGATAAGAAGGATTGTCATTTGGCTCTGCCGTACTATAACATTTCCGGTCTATCTGTGACTGATGTTGTTCAGAGGAACATGGCCATGTGCAACTTCTCGTCTGGATACGGCAGAGGATTTCTCTTCTATCTCAAACATTCACTCTATGAAGGAACCGTGGAGGAGCTCAATGAG GGCATGGCCAATAAAGTGCTGGAAATCTTTAGCGTGGCTGAACCCACTGAGCTCCCTCATGTGGTGAGCAACCCATCCATGCTGAGAGCCAATCCTGACTGTGCCATGACCCACCTGAGACAGCTGGACATCTCTGGAACCTCGTCCATCACCCTGTCTCTCTCTATAGCCTCCCTGGCACTCCGCAAGGGCGATCTACACACATACAGGCAGCAGATGGACCGTCATGCCGAG ATGCTGCAGGTGTATGGCTTCCtagaggaacccaaactcctgCTGCATGGCAGAGGAAAGGCCGTGGTGCCCACTGTACTGGCACAACACCTGCGAGACACACAGGAGGGGCTGCTGGTGGCCGCGGTCGTGGCACTGCACGAGAACAGACAAATCAGACTGGAGGAGGCTGACTTTTTCTTTCAG GAGCTGTGTAAAGATGAGATTCAGAGGGCTCCTCAGTTACTGCTGGATTTCTGGGAAGCTTTGTTGGTAGCATCTGCTAATGAGTCCATCATACAGGAGCTGCTGTTTCATCTGGTGTCTGTCTACATCGACCGGCTCACGTGTCGAGATCTCTCAGGTGTTAAAGCCCTCAAAACAGCTGACGACCTG ATAAACTCTTGCTGTCATTACGGAATGTTGTATCCGTGGGTGAGCATCCTGACTCCCGTCCAGTTTGGCATCGCTCATGACCAGCAGGACCTACACAAACTCCAG TCTTTACTGTGTGGTCCGACGCTGGAGGTATCGTCCATTCTGCCTCTGCTGGAGAAGCTGTCTGACCGTGATAACACCGGACTAAGTGTACATGTGCTATGTGCCACTAAACTGGGCCAACACGAGGGCTCTATCAACAAGCTTCTAGAACGCTGTCCACAAGCCATCATCTCCTACGCCAAACATGAGCTACAGAACGAGAAACTG TGTCTTTGGTGGCAGAAGCTTTTCCCTGAGCTCTGTGAGAGAATCAGAAGAACAGGAAATGACACCACAATCCTCTCTGCACTCCGAG ACGTTTTGGCTGTGGTGGCCATAGAACTGAACCCATTAGAGTTCCTGGACTTGTTACCGGATGATGGAACGGCTCAGTTTTTCCTGCCACATCTGCTTGAGTGCAGCCAGAGAAATCTTCTTAT TGCTCTATATCAGAACATCACTTGCCTGGACGTGTGGGAGTGA